One Nostoc sp. UHCC 0302 DNA window includes the following coding sequences:
- a CDS encoding type 1 glutamine amidotransferase domain-containing protein: MTKILIVLSEWGYWGEELVGPLETFDAARYQVDFATPNGKRPVALGVSMDPTFVDPPLGRPVTTQDMSDKVRQLDNTNNPRLNNPKNLREWLPERPYWSSPKFLREMEEYYRKLEEVQQRDLQTYDAILIVGGSGPMVDLADNQRVHDLILSFYQMGKPVAAECYGVACLAFARDIGDRKSIIWGKHVTGHCLEYDYKDGTGFNGTNIDPCLNNINFGTPFYPLEYILRDATGPDGQYHGNVGRSTSVIVDYPFITGRSTPDSYLTGQKVVEVLEKGLKRYGW; this comes from the coding sequence ATGACAAAGATTTTGATTGTGCTATCCGAGTGGGGTTACTGGGGAGAAGAACTAGTAGGCCCCCTAGAAACCTTTGATGCAGCTAGATATCAAGTTGACTTCGCCACCCCAAATGGTAAAAGACCCGTAGCACTAGGGGTAAGCATGGATCCAACTTTTGTTGACCCACCATTAGGCAGACCAGTCACTACCCAAGATATGTCCGATAAGGTCAGACAGCTAGATAATACAAACAATCCACGGTTAAACAACCCGAAAAATCTTAGAGAGTGGCTACCAGAAAGACCTTACTGGAGTTCACCAAAATTCTTACGGGAAATGGAGGAATATTACAGAAAGCTAGAGGAAGTGCAACAAAGAGATTTGCAAACATACGATGCCATTCTCATTGTCGGTGGTAGTGGCCCGATGGTTGATTTAGCTGACAACCAGAGGGTACACGATCTCATCCTGAGCTTTTACCAAATGGGTAAGCCAGTGGCCGCAGAATGTTACGGCGTTGCATGTCTGGCATTTGCCCGTGATATTGGCGATCGCAAAAGCATTATTTGGGGTAAGCACGTCACAGGGCATTGCCTGGAATATGACTATAAAGATGGTACTGGATTTAACGGTACTAACATCGACCCATGTCTGAACAATATTAACTTTGGCACGCCATTCTATCCTCTAGAATACATACTCCGTGATGCCACAGGCCCAGATGGACAGTACCACGGCAATGTCGGTAGATCAACATCAGTGATTGTTGACTATCCGTTTATTACGGGGCGCTCTACACCAGACTCTTATTTGACTGGTCAGAAGGTGGTGGAAGTCCTCGAAAAAGGACTGAAGCGCTATGGCTGGTAA
- a CDS encoding DJ-1/PfpI family protein: MTTRMLEGKKIAILVETEFIPEEIAAYRQHFQELGATVHFMSRLWGNESVRFVSDVDEVGKSLQYLDVNIDFQKVNINEYAAVIMAANYTSVRLRYFEPPPGQQIRPELTRTAPAVQFFAQAMANRRIIKGLLCHGLWLLTPMPEILRGRRVICHEVVLADITNAGAVYVPPPVNSQPNDPGNIVVDRDLVTGRAGHDVYAFIDAIAQQIVSQSQELAGVT, encoded by the coding sequence ATGACTACCCGAATGCTAGAAGGAAAGAAAATTGCCATTCTCGTAGAAACAGAGTTCATTCCTGAGGAAATTGCAGCTTATCGGCAACACTTTCAGGAACTTGGAGCAACTGTGCATTTCATGTCTCGGCTTTGGGGAAATGAAAGTGTCCGATTTGTCAGTGATGTAGATGAAGTTGGTAAATCTCTGCAATATCTAGATGTCAACATTGACTTTCAGAAAGTAAATATCAATGAATACGCGGCTGTAATTATGGCAGCTAATTACACCAGTGTACGTCTGCGCTACTTTGAACCACCACCAGGACAGCAAATTAGGCCAGAACTGACACGTACTGCACCAGCAGTTCAGTTTTTTGCTCAAGCAATGGCAAATCGTCGAATTATCAAAGGCTTACTCTGTCATGGATTGTGGTTACTGACCCCAATGCCAGAAATACTCCGAGGACGAAGGGTAATCTGTCATGAAGTAGTGCTGGCAGATATTACTAATGCTGGTGCTGTTTACGTACCGCCACCTGTAAATTCTCAACCAAATGATCCGGGAAATATTGTGGTTGATAGAGACCTAGTAACAGGACGAGCCGGACATGATGTGTATGCCTTTATTGATGCGATCGCTCAGCAAATTGTATCTCAAAGTCAAGAGTTAGCAGGAGTTACTTAA
- a CDS encoding ester cyclase has translation MSTDANKAIVRRYFYEVFNEGNITTLEEICGPDFIFTLPTHAEPFRGVEGYKGLVNMLIGSFPGIHFAMEDVLAEGDMVLTRWTARGNHTGKPFPTAIGDIPAQGKSFLLEGMSWHRIVNGKIAEVIANEDSLGLLQQIGQGIFPRQTAPTPPEQTSPEVNKETVSRYFDEVMNQGKLEAIDEIMAANFAFRIPTLPDPVRGHNGMKQFVTGLRNAFPDVQFTVERQIVEGQKIGCRYWLTGTHKGEFLGIAPTGKSVKDVGNDLFHLTGGQIEEIWVSEDSLGLIQQLGAIAASATA, from the coding sequence ATGTCTACAGATGCAAACAAGGCGATCGTCCGCCGTTATTTCTATGAAGTCTTCAATGAAGGGAACATAACCACCCTAGAGGAGATTTGTGGACCTGATTTTATTTTTACACTTCCCACTCACGCCGAACCATTTCGCGGTGTTGAAGGATACAAGGGTCTGGTTAATATGCTCATCGGCTCTTTTCCTGGTATTCATTTTGCTATGGAAGATGTGTTGGCTGAAGGAGATATGGTCTTGACTCGTTGGACAGCAAGGGGGAATCATACTGGTAAGCCATTTCCTACAGCCATAGGGGACATTCCTGCCCAGGGCAAATCATTCCTACTCGAGGGCATGAGTTGGCATCGCATCGTTAATGGCAAAATTGCCGAAGTCATAGCTAATGAGGACTCTTTGGGGCTGCTCCAACAGATCGGTCAAGGTATTTTCCCAAGACAAACAGCCCCAACACCACCAGAACAAACCTCACCAGAAGTCAACAAAGAAACTGTTAGTCGTTACTTTGATGAGGTGATGAATCAAGGAAAACTGGAGGCCATAGATGAAATTATGGCTGCCAACTTCGCTTTTAGAATTCCTACCTTACCAGACCCAGTTCGTGGACATAACGGGATGAAGCAATTTGTCACTGGACTGCGTAACGCTTTCCCTGATGTCCAATTCACAGTTGAGCGTCAGATTGTTGAGGGCCAAAAGATAGGATGTCGTTACTGGCTGACCGGCACTCATAAAGGGGAGTTTCTCGGTATTGCCCCGACTGGCAAATCGGTGAAAGATGTAGGGAATGACCTTTTCCATCTTACTGGTGGTCAAATTGAAGAAATATGGGTCAGCGAGGATTCCTTAGGTTTGATACAACAGCTTGGTGCGATCGCTGCTTCAGCTACTGCTTAA
- a CDS encoding alpha/beta hydrolase produces the protein MPVMSNKVENRIKRFQEQRWILDNIIRTVGVTWDQGDIDFALFPCGIGALGDFIRVEQNVKKYNDIAREYGAAAVHRQTQAEKLEKLEHTVAARENYFIAAILYGQAQWPIFEPTKQNLEYEKRKNYCYAKYADYADHVVRKAEIPYEGKSIPGWLHLPPNYQLGDRVPYVITVGGMDSTKEISVALYGDQFLSRGIAVFMFDGPGQFSSALREIFVTETGFYEAGKAVLVWLRQQNELDHDRIAVRGVSMGSIWGTQIAVSDPAIKACAVAYPSYERGEKTAFNMYSPSFKLRFMYMSGYTDEEKFDKFIQDINAEGLGAKVKCPYLVIAGEDDDFAAIESVFDVLNEITTPKELLLYKGEGHTLHSRPSSALGPSEWAYIADWIADRFQGKPIESTFSVVNSQGLIHRETWGEHRFYDYGLPDIP, from the coding sequence ATGCCAGTAATGTCAAATAAAGTGGAAAACCGGATAAAGCGTTTCCAAGAACAACGCTGGATTCTAGATAATATCATCAGAACTGTAGGCGTGACTTGGGATCAGGGGGATATTGATTTTGCCCTATTTCCATGTGGAATCGGAGCACTTGGCGATTTTATCCGGGTTGAACAGAATGTCAAAAAGTACAACGACATCGCCCGTGAGTACGGTGCTGCTGCTGTTCATCGGCAAACACAGGCCGAGAAACTAGAGAAGTTGGAACATACAGTTGCAGCGCGGGAAAATTACTTTATTGCCGCGATTTTGTATGGACAGGCCCAGTGGCCGATTTTTGAACCAACAAAACAAAATCTTGAGTACGAGAAGCGTAAAAACTACTGCTATGCCAAATATGCTGATTATGCTGATCATGTAGTGCGTAAGGCGGAAATTCCCTACGAAGGCAAGTCGATACCAGGCTGGCTACACTTACCACCCAACTATCAACTGGGTGACCGCGTGCCATATGTGATTACAGTTGGTGGAATGGACAGCACAAAAGAAATTTCCGTTGCACTCTATGGCGATCAATTTCTCAGTCGCGGCATCGCAGTCTTCATGTTTGATGGACCAGGGCAATTTAGCAGCGCCCTCCGCGAAATTTTTGTCACAGAAACGGGATTCTACGAGGCAGGGAAAGCAGTGCTGGTTTGGTTGCGTCAGCAAAATGAGCTAGACCACGACCGGATTGCAGTGCGAGGCGTAAGTATGGGCTCGATTTGGGGAACGCAAATTGCCGTGAGTGACCCCGCCATTAAAGCTTGTGCTGTTGCTTACCCCAGCTACGAAAGGGGCGAAAAAACAGCCTTCAATATGTATTCACCCTCATTCAAGCTTCGTTTTATGTATATGTCAGGTTATACGGATGAAGAAAAGTTTGACAAATTTATCCAGGATATCAATGCTGAAGGATTGGGAGCAAAAGTGAAGTGCCCCTATCTCGTTATCGCAGGGGAGGATGATGATTTTGCCGCGATCGAATCTGTTTTTGATGTCTTAAACGAAATTACTACACCGAAGGAGTTGCTGCTCTACAAAGGTGAGGGACATACGCTTCACAGTAGACCTTCAAGCGCCCTAGGCCCAAGCGAATGGGCTTATATTGCAGATTGGATTGCTGATCGTTTCCAAGGCAAGCCCATCGAGTCAACGTTCTCAGTAGTCAATTCGCAAGGTCTCATTCATCGTGAAACCTGGGGCGAACACCGATTTTATGATTATGGACTTCCTGATATTCCGTAA
- a CDS encoding thiamine pyrophosphate-binding protein, giving the protein MTNKTGRFAILEQFLADGIHYMFGNPGTSEEGFLDAIREYPDLKYILTLQESVAVMAADGYARATKKPALVQIHSTPGLGNAIGALYQAYRGHSPLVVIGGDAGIKYQAMDAQMAGDLVAFAQPVTKWSTMVIEPSSLLRVLRRAIKIAATPPMGPVYVCLPVDILDAPVVEEVRPTSIPSTKVLPDEALLKTAATMLASAHKPMIFVGDGVAYSGAQDELTRVAELLGAEVWETDAGELNMSHAHPLYQGMTGHMFGYQSRPITSRGDVNLVCGTYLLPEVFPELGNIFAPGAKVIHIDLNAYEIAKNHSVDLGLVSDPKLTLAHLAKILSAIMTPEQKKTAKVRTADIAQAKEENHKRELQADRENWDSVPLHFSRFAAELADQLPEDVIIFDEALTSSPDLTRYLIPTKPGHYFLSRGGSLGVGIPGTIGAKLANPDKTVIGFTGDGAAMYTIQALWSAARHNIDAKFVICNNRSYRLLQVNIQAYWQERGISQHDYPLSFDLSKPEINFVEMARSMGVEGVRIEKPQEIAPALEQALAHKGPFLIDVVLEANVHPEMIDISCGQ; this is encoded by the coding sequence ATGACTAACAAAACAGGCCGCTTTGCCATTCTGGAACAATTTTTGGCAGATGGCATCCATTATATGTTCGGTAATCCCGGCACATCAGAAGAAGGATTCTTGGATGCTATTCGGGAATATCCAGACCTGAAATACATCTTGACATTGCAAGAATCCGTTGCTGTGATGGCAGCAGATGGTTACGCTAGAGCAACGAAAAAGCCTGCTCTGGTACAAATTCATAGTACTCCAGGTTTAGGAAATGCGATCGGCGCACTTTATCAGGCATACCGAGGTCACTCACCACTGGTAGTCATCGGTGGTGATGCAGGTATTAAATACCAAGCAATGGACGCTCAAATGGCAGGCGATTTAGTGGCTTTTGCTCAACCCGTTACCAAGTGGTCAACAATGGTAATAGAGCCATCTTCATTGCTGCGAGTTTTGCGTCGAGCAATTAAAATTGCTGCCACCCCGCCAATGGGGCCTGTCTATGTTTGTCTACCAGTAGATATTTTGGATGCTCCCGTAGTTGAAGAAGTCAGACCAACTTCTATCCCATCCACCAAAGTTTTGCCAGATGAAGCGTTGCTCAAAACAGCCGCAACCATGTTGGCATCTGCTCACAAGCCAATGATTTTTGTCGGCGATGGAGTTGCTTATTCTGGCGCACAAGATGAATTGACCCGTGTTGCTGAACTCTTGGGTGCAGAAGTCTGGGAAACTGATGCTGGTGAATTGAACATGAGTCACGCTCATCCTCTGTATCAAGGTATGACGGGGCATATGTTTGGCTATCAAAGCCGACCCATCACCTCTAGAGGCGATGTCAACTTAGTTTGTGGCACATACCTTTTGCCGGAGGTGTTCCCGGAACTGGGCAATATCTTTGCACCAGGAGCTAAGGTTATTCATATTGATTTAAATGCATATGAGATTGCGAAAAATCACTCAGTTGATTTAGGACTAGTTAGCGATCCAAAACTAACGCTTGCTCATCTGGCAAAAATTTTGTCAGCAATTATGACACCAGAGCAGAAAAAAACTGCTAAGGTGCGAACTGCTGATATTGCTCAAGCTAAAGAAGAGAACCATAAACGTGAGTTGCAAGCTGATCGAGAAAATTGGGATTCTGTCCCCTTGCACTTTTCTCGCTTTGCAGCAGAATTAGCAGATCAATTACCAGAAGATGTAATTATCTTCGATGAAGCTCTCACGAGTTCTCCCGATCTGACACGTTATTTAATCCCTACCAAACCAGGGCATTATTTTCTTTCTCGTGGTGGTTCTCTAGGGGTGGGAATTCCAGGAACGATTGGAGCTAAACTTGCTAATCCTGACAAAACGGTAATTGGGTTTACTGGTGATGGCGCTGCTATGTACACAATTCAGGCACTTTGGTCAGCTGCTCGTCACAATATAGATGCCAAGTTTGTTATCTGTAATAATCGCTCCTACAGATTGCTACAAGTGAATATTCAAGCTTACTGGCAAGAACGGGGTATATCACAGCATGACTATCCCCTGAGTTTTGATTTATCTAAGCCAGAGATTAATTTTGTCGAAATGGCGCGTTCGATGGGAGTTGAGGGTGTGCGCATCGAGAAGCCGCAAGAGATAGCCCCAGCTCTTGAACAGGCATTAGCCCACAAGGGCCCATTTCTTATCGATGTGGTTTTGGAAGCAAATGTTCACCCGGAAATGATAGACATTAGCTGCGGACAGTAG